A genomic stretch from Clavelina lepadiformis chromosome 5, kaClaLepa1.1, whole genome shotgun sequence includes:
- the LOC143460772 gene encoding uncharacterized protein LOC143460772 isoform X1: MEDLQEVNGESFAPGTNNLDKSDNISLRQCSFELYIPRKVADEMETGKLLEIKDGIAHSGIKQSLLPKLCNVLQTMACVVSINVVDKSIVVEVVTRGTEAEKRLLDYYVSGKFVRYYKEQLRKIYKNNLEQEFDLLKLTEVAVILTTNDDFANIKKEVAKSLKTFCGLGDKEKIRFTDHSIFTDKPLKLCQTLHEKYNLNAVMTLTRCLEVKLTQKGSSLNKRTKDSGFLPSSVTLLKIKAEKIKCNCKGSFLGSGTIGNVWVGHHSLIGRVAIKCLVNTKQKTTNFDKVMLRKAKILGLASHKHILRLEGFIEEEDWLGIVMEHMPAGSLDHLLFNNDLENIPFPLLLRMSYQVSDAVTYLHRFLKTHKVIHGNLKPQNILLNADLNCRVADFGGSVLSLNDRDETVRADISSKNKDISFLFTAPERLVSECRRLTTSMDVYSFGVVLYTMIVRKYPEIVNDVLILDESLLEIAENKNQFQENLKSFQIFALLKSIMMKCLNYNSSQRPEMLEIRDKLHELLATIKASTMAVSLDCVLKHVIIRADVLDKLCCKPIGELVLAFKENLISTEHLAKVNKPLLADGKESPNVLLKKCNASPSVAVDIQENLTANKQTPKSKVSPSTEKNVRTSSETSTDSVFEESPPLFKTKLKKFVEFSKSVIKKKQPKKNTVGLDKTSDFDYGMTLSGDDDDDFTYAKNTYGDLYIALYDYKAHKERDLTFRKGDRFKYLKGEPFGWFKVELIQAGCSGEEGYIPSNYVVKCYSKSVQKTFIIWRQPSMEFVDNQTGMKEDLEYQSLTRLWEIHHKFLEVGKLCWENNFSKMYQAKVSNSLDVTMKTFNTDRMNARDFMIQAKYMNELRHPNLVKFCGVCTLRSPSYIVTEWMCNGSLKDYLSNGEGRHLQTPVLLNVATQVAKGMDYLARKNFVLIDLRAECVFVGMNNIYKIADFSLMQVLEDGSYKATDDQKLPIKWAAPEIFLDSIFTTKSDVWSFGILLVEVITKGGSPYPDMINDKVAEKVREGYRMQQPHNCPDQLYEIMTKCWHSVPQARPSFAQIQEWLSTLSANLKFVGTQPRKEKAGKPTKRRPFSTMISMSHNISNEWELDQNLLQIKSLFWKGEIFDIYRGTWRDSLEVAVKVFDTEFANKGQFLASCQYIRQLQHPAFVRIYNIFSMEQPFLMVTELLSNGSLKDYLSSGGGYHLQMPALLNIGAQVADGMTYLACKNLVHRDLAARNVFVGENMICKIADFSLMKVTKNGIYTDDNNTGMTVLAWKWAAPETYVRCNFTTKSDIWSFGILLMEIITKGDCPYKGMDNEEAMEMIQHGYRMPLPDHCPDRLYQMMIKCWDVLPDNRPSFTLLTEQLKSFSKVLDQETVVKSEKKSSETKSTTTNDIADEWEINRKLLQITKILWKADLFITCKGIIRDWSERRKVILKCYNADSIEKHDFLTQAQFMKELQHDKIIKLHGYCTLKRPYYVVMEWMSSGNLKDYLCFSNGYHLRTPVLINMGAQIAEGMAYLASKNFVHRDLAARNILVGENESCKISDFSLLKLTKNGLCVVDISRAVFAPKWTAPEAFSSGVFSTQSDVWSFGIVLMEIITKGKDPYPDMDNETTKQAVKEGYRMPRTLDCPMHLYEIMTKCWDAIDHIRPAFRQLHGWLTKF; this comes from the exons ATGGAAGACCTACAAGAAGTTAATGGGGAGTCATTTGCTCCTGGAACAAACAATCTAGACAAAAGTGATAATATTTCTCTCAGACAATGCAGTTTTGAGCTATACATTCCAAGAAAGGTTGCTGATGAAATGGAAACTGGCAAATTACTTGAGATTAAAGATGGTATTGCACACTCTGGAATCAAGCAATCTCTGCTCCCTAAATTGTGTAATGTACTTCAAACAATGGCATGTGTGGTCAGCATTAATGTAGTTGATAAAAGTATTGTGGTTGAGGTCGTTACACGAGGCACAGAAGCTGAAAAAAGGCTGCTAGATTATTATGTCTCAGGAAAGTTTGTAAGATATTACAAAGAACAATTAAGaaagatttataaaaataatttagaaCAGGAATTTGACCTACTTAAACTGACAGAAGTTGCCGTTATACTTACCACGAACGATGACTTcgcaaatattaaaaaagaagttgctaaatcattaaaaacattttgtggtCTTGGTGATAAGGAAAAG ATAAGATTCACTGACCATTCAATATTCACTGACAAACCTTTGAAATTATGTCAAACCCTTCATGAAAAATACAATCTAAATGCAGTGATGACTTTAACCAG ATGCCTTGAAGTGAAATTAACGCAGAAAGGTTCTTCTTTAAACAAAAGAACTAAGGATTCT GGATTTTTGCCTTCCTCTGTTACCTTACTTAAAATTAAAGCtgagaaaattaaatgtaactgcaAAGGAAGCTTTCTTGGTTCTGGTACTATTGGAAATGTATGGGTTGGTCATCATTCACTTATTGGAAGAGTTGCTATCAAATGCTTAGTCAAcacaaagcaaaaaacaacaaactttgaCAAAGT GATGTTAAGGAAAGCTAAAATATTAGGCCTTGCCAGCCACAAACACATTCTTCGCTTGGAAGGATTTATTGAAGAGGAAGATTGGCTTGGTATTGTCATGGAGCACATGCCAGCTGGTTCACTTGATCATCTACTCTTCAACAATGATCTTGAAAACATTCCTTTTCCTCTTCTGCTCCGGATGTCATACCAAGTGTCTGATGCAGTAACATACCTCCACAGATTTCTCAAGACTCATAAAGTTATTCATGGAAACCTCAAACCACAGAATATTCTCTTGAATGCTGACCTTAATTGTAGGGTTGCTGACTTTGGAGGATCTGTTCTATCTTTAAACGACAGAGATGAGACAGTGAGAGCTGATATAAGTTCAAAAAACAAGGATATCTCTTTTCTTTTTACAGCCCCAGAGAGATTGGTTTCGGAGTGCAGAAGACTGACTACATCAATGGATGTGTACAGTTTTGGGGTTGTTTTATATACAATGATTGTTCGAAAATATCCTGAAATTGTGAATGATGTACTGATTCTTGATGAAAGCTTACTAGAAATTGccgaaaataaaaatcaattcCAGGAAAATCTTAAAAGCTTTCAGATTTTTGCCTTACTTAAAAGTATTATGATGAAGTGCTTGAACTACAATTCATCGCAACGACCTGAAATGCTCGAGATACGAGACAAACTTCATGAACTACTGGCCACCATTAAAGCTTCAACTATGGCTGTAAGCTTGGACTGTGTGCTAAAGCATGTGATCATCCGGGCTGACGTACTTGATAAACTTTGTTGCAAACCGATTGGTGAACTTGTGCTTG cttttaaagaaaacttgaTCAGCACTGAGCATTTGGCAAAAGTGAACAAACCTTTATTAGCAGATGGCAAAGAATCACCCAATGTTTTACTCAAAAAATGCAATGCGTCTCCAAGTGTTGCAGTAGACATACAAG aaaatttaactgcgaataaacaaacaccaaaaagcaaagtttcaccttcaacagaaaaaaatgtcaggACCAGCAGTGAAACCTCTACTGATAGTGTGTTTGAAG AATCACCACCTTTATTTAAGACTAAGCTAAAGAAATTTGTTGAATTCTCAAAAAGTGTTATTAAGAAAAAGCAGCCAAAGAAAAATACAG TAGGTTTAGACAAAACATCAGACTTTGATTATGGTATGACCCTATCAGGTGACGATGATGATGACTTTACTTATGCTAAGAATACTTATGGTGATCTTTATATTGCACTCTATGACTACAAAGCACACAAGGAACGTGACCTTACTTTTCGAAAAG GAGAtcgttttaaatatttaaaaggtGAGCCTTTTGGTTGGTTTAAAGTAGAACTCATTCAGGCAGGTTGTTCTGGAGAGGAAGGTTATATCCCAAGCAACTATGTGGTCAAATGTTATTCCAAAAGTGTACAGAA AACATTTATAATTTGGAGGCAACCATCTATGGAATTTGTTGACAATCAAACAGGAATGAAAGAAGACCTTGAGTATCAGTCATTAACAA GACTTTGGGAGATACACCATAAATTCTTGGAAGTTGGGAAACTTTGTTGGGAAAataatttcagcaaaatgtaTCAGGCCAAAGTAAGCAACTCATTAGATGTAACCATGAAGACGTTTAATACAG ATCGAATGAATGCAAGGGACTTCATGATTCAGGCAAAATACATGAATGAGTTGCGACACCCCAATCTAGTAAAGTTCTGTGGAGTTTGCACCCTGAGAAGCCCTTCTTACATTGTCACAGAATGGATGTGCAATGGAAGTCTTAAAGATTATCTTTCTAATG GTGAAGGACGCCATCTACAGACACCAGTTCTTTTGAACGTGGCAACACAAGTTGCAAAGGGAATGGACTATCTTGCAAGAAAGAACTTTGTGCTGATAGACTTAAGGGCTGAATGTGTTTTTGTTGGAATGAATAATATTTACAAGATTGCTGACTTCTCTCTGATGCAAGTTTTGGAG GATGGCAGCTATAAAGCTACAGATGATCAGAAACTTCCCATCAAATGGGCAGCTCCGGAAATATTTTTAGATAGTATCTTTACAACAAAGTCTGATGTTTGGTCGTTTGGAATACTGTTGGTGGAGGTTATAACTAAAGGGGGCAGTCCATACCCAG ATATGATCAATGATAAAGTAGCAGAGAAAGTTAGAGAAGGATATAGGATGCAACAGCCTCATAACTGTCCTGATCAACTATATGAAATAATGACGAAGTGCTGGCACAGTGTACCCCAAGCTCGACCTTCCTTTGCACAAATTCAAGAATGGTTGTCCACATTGTCAGCAaa tttgaaatttgttggCACTCAGCCCAGGAAGGAAAAAGCAGGAAAACCAACCAAAAGGAGACCATTTTCAACAATG ATTTCTATGTCACACAATATTTCTAATGAGTGGGAACTTGATCAAAATTTGCTCCAAATTAAAAGTCTATTCTGGAAAGGAGAAATATTTGATATTTACAGAGGAACATGGAGAGATTCATTGGAGGTTGCAGTGAAAGTTTTTGACACAG AATTTGCAAATAAGGGTCAATTCTTAGCTTCATGCCAGTATATTAGACAACTGCAACATCCCGCTTTTGTAAGAATTTACAACATCTTTTCTATGGAGCAACCGTTTTTAATGGTTACAGAGTTATTGAGCAATGGAAGTTTAAAAGATTATCTTTCTTCAG GTGGAGGTTACCATCTTCAAATGCCAGCACTATTAAACATAGGTGCGCAAGTAGCAGATGGAATGACCTACCTTGCATGCAAGAACTTAGTACATCGAGACCTGGCAGCTCGTAATGTATTTGTTGGAGAAAACATGATTTGCAAGATTGCTGACTTTTCACTTATGAAGGTTACAAAG AACGGCATATATACAGATGACAATAACACTGGAATGACAGTGTTAGCATGGAAATGGGCTGCCCCGGAAACGTATGTCAGATGtaattttacaacaaagtCTGATATTTGGTCATTTGGAATTTTGCTGATGGAGATCATTACCAAAGGAGATTGTCCCTACAAAG GTATGGACAACGAAGAAGCAATGGAAATGATACAACACGGGTATAGGATGCCTCTGCCTGATCATTGCCCAGATCGATTGTATCAAATGATGATAAAGTGTTGGGATGTATTACCTGATAATAGACCTTCATTTACACTACTTACAGAGCagttgaaatcattttcaaaagt GCTCGACCAAGAAACGGTTGTTAAGTCAGAGAAAAAGTCGTCAGAAACAAAATCAACCACAACAAAT gaCATTGCTGATGAGTGGGAAATTAATCGGAAATTACTACAAATTACGAAAATTCTCTGGAAAGCAGACTTGTTCATTACATGCAAAGGGATAATAAGAGATTGGTCAGAAAGGCGGAAAGTAATTTTGAAGTGCTACAATGCAG ATTCGATAGAAAAACATGATTTCCTTACCCAAGCTCAGTTTATGAAGGAGTTGCAACATGACAAAATCATAAAACTTCACGGTTATTGCACTCTCAAACGACCCTACTACGTCGTCATGGAATGGATGTCCAGTGGAAACCTCAAGGATTATCTTTGTTTTA GTAACGGATATCACCTTCGGACGCCCGTGTTAATAAACATGGGAGCACAAATAGCAGAAGGAATGGCTTACCTGGccagcaaaaattttgttcataGAGACCTTGCAGCCCGTAATATTTTGGTTGGAGAAAATGAAAGTTGCAAGATATCTGACTTCTCACTTTTGAAGCTTACAAAG AACGGATTATGCGTAGTGGACATAAGTAGGGCCGTATTTGCTCCGAAATGGACAGCTCCCGAGGCGTTTTCATCAGGCGTCTTCTCAACACAGTCTGATGTTTGGTCGTTTGGAATCGTGCTAATGGAGATTATTACAAAAGGAAAAGATCCCTATCCCG ATATGGACAATGAAACGACTAAACAAGCGGTCAAGGAAGGATACCGTATGCCAAGAACTTTGGACTGTCCTATGCATTTATACGAAATAATGACCAAGTGTTGGGACGCAATAGATCATATTAGACCGGCGTTTCGACAGTTACACGGCTGGttgacaaaattttag
- the LOC143460772 gene encoding uncharacterized protein LOC143460772 isoform X2: MEDLQEVNGESFAPGTNNLDKSDNISLRQCSFELYIPRKVADEMETGKLLEIKDGIAHSGIKQSLLPKLCNVLQTMACVVSINVVDKSIVVEVVTRGTEAEKRLLDYYVSGKFVRYYKEQLRKIYKNNLEQEFDLLKLTEVAVILTTNDDFANIKKEVAKSLKTFCGLGDKEKIRFTDHSIFTDKPLKLCQTLHEKYNLNAVMTLTRCLEVKLTQKGSSLNKRTKDSGFLPSSVTLLKIKAEKIKCNCKGSFLGSGTIGNVWVGHHSLIGRVAIKCLVNTKQKTTNFDKVMLRKAKILGLASHKHILRLEGFIEEEDWLGIVMEHMPAGSLDHLLFNNDLENIPFPLLLRMSYQVSDAVTYLHRFLKTHKVIHGNLKPQNILLNADLNCRVADFGGSVLSLNDRDETVRADISSKNKDISFLFTAPERLVSECRRLTTSMDVYSFGVVLYTMIVRKYPEIVNDVLILDESLLEIAENKNQFQENLKSFQIFALLKSIMMKCLNYNSSQRPEMLEIRDKLHELLATIKASTMAVSLDCVLKHVIIRADVLDKLCCKPIGELVLAFKENLISTEHLAKVNKPLLADGKESPNVLLKKCNASPSVAVDIQENLTANKQTPKSKVSPSTEKNVRTSSETSTDSVFEESPPLFKTKLKKFVEFSKSVIKKKQPKKNTGLDKTSDFDYGMTLSGDDDDDFTYAKNTYGDLYIALYDYKAHKERDLTFRKGDRFKYLKGEPFGWFKVELIQAGCSGEEGYIPSNYVVKCYSKSVQKTFIIWRQPSMEFVDNQTGMKEDLEYQSLTRLWEIHHKFLEVGKLCWENNFSKMYQAKVSNSLDVTMKTFNTDRMNARDFMIQAKYMNELRHPNLVKFCGVCTLRSPSYIVTEWMCNGSLKDYLSNGEGRHLQTPVLLNVATQVAKGMDYLARKNFVLIDLRAECVFVGMNNIYKIADFSLMQVLEDGSYKATDDQKLPIKWAAPEIFLDSIFTTKSDVWSFGILLVEVITKGGSPYPDMINDKVAEKVREGYRMQQPHNCPDQLYEIMTKCWHSVPQARPSFAQIQEWLSTLSANLKFVGTQPRKEKAGKPTKRRPFSTMISMSHNISNEWELDQNLLQIKSLFWKGEIFDIYRGTWRDSLEVAVKVFDTEFANKGQFLASCQYIRQLQHPAFVRIYNIFSMEQPFLMVTELLSNGSLKDYLSSGGGYHLQMPALLNIGAQVADGMTYLACKNLVHRDLAARNVFVGENMICKIADFSLMKVTKNGIYTDDNNTGMTVLAWKWAAPETYVRCNFTTKSDIWSFGILLMEIITKGDCPYKGMDNEEAMEMIQHGYRMPLPDHCPDRLYQMMIKCWDVLPDNRPSFTLLTEQLKSFSKVLDQETVVKSEKKSSETKSTTTNDIADEWEINRKLLQITKILWKADLFITCKGIIRDWSERRKVILKCYNADSIEKHDFLTQAQFMKELQHDKIIKLHGYCTLKRPYYVVMEWMSSGNLKDYLCFSNGYHLRTPVLINMGAQIAEGMAYLASKNFVHRDLAARNILVGENESCKISDFSLLKLTKNGLCVVDISRAVFAPKWTAPEAFSSGVFSTQSDVWSFGIVLMEIITKGKDPYPDMDNETTKQAVKEGYRMPRTLDCPMHLYEIMTKCWDAIDHIRPAFRQLHGWLTKF; encoded by the exons ATGGAAGACCTACAAGAAGTTAATGGGGAGTCATTTGCTCCTGGAACAAACAATCTAGACAAAAGTGATAATATTTCTCTCAGACAATGCAGTTTTGAGCTATACATTCCAAGAAAGGTTGCTGATGAAATGGAAACTGGCAAATTACTTGAGATTAAAGATGGTATTGCACACTCTGGAATCAAGCAATCTCTGCTCCCTAAATTGTGTAATGTACTTCAAACAATGGCATGTGTGGTCAGCATTAATGTAGTTGATAAAAGTATTGTGGTTGAGGTCGTTACACGAGGCACAGAAGCTGAAAAAAGGCTGCTAGATTATTATGTCTCAGGAAAGTTTGTAAGATATTACAAAGAACAATTAAGaaagatttataaaaataatttagaaCAGGAATTTGACCTACTTAAACTGACAGAAGTTGCCGTTATACTTACCACGAACGATGACTTcgcaaatattaaaaaagaagttgctaaatcattaaaaacattttgtggtCTTGGTGATAAGGAAAAG ATAAGATTCACTGACCATTCAATATTCACTGACAAACCTTTGAAATTATGTCAAACCCTTCATGAAAAATACAATCTAAATGCAGTGATGACTTTAACCAG ATGCCTTGAAGTGAAATTAACGCAGAAAGGTTCTTCTTTAAACAAAAGAACTAAGGATTCT GGATTTTTGCCTTCCTCTGTTACCTTACTTAAAATTAAAGCtgagaaaattaaatgtaactgcaAAGGAAGCTTTCTTGGTTCTGGTACTATTGGAAATGTATGGGTTGGTCATCATTCACTTATTGGAAGAGTTGCTATCAAATGCTTAGTCAAcacaaagcaaaaaacaacaaactttgaCAAAGT GATGTTAAGGAAAGCTAAAATATTAGGCCTTGCCAGCCACAAACACATTCTTCGCTTGGAAGGATTTATTGAAGAGGAAGATTGGCTTGGTATTGTCATGGAGCACATGCCAGCTGGTTCACTTGATCATCTACTCTTCAACAATGATCTTGAAAACATTCCTTTTCCTCTTCTGCTCCGGATGTCATACCAAGTGTCTGATGCAGTAACATACCTCCACAGATTTCTCAAGACTCATAAAGTTATTCATGGAAACCTCAAACCACAGAATATTCTCTTGAATGCTGACCTTAATTGTAGGGTTGCTGACTTTGGAGGATCTGTTCTATCTTTAAACGACAGAGATGAGACAGTGAGAGCTGATATAAGTTCAAAAAACAAGGATATCTCTTTTCTTTTTACAGCCCCAGAGAGATTGGTTTCGGAGTGCAGAAGACTGACTACATCAATGGATGTGTACAGTTTTGGGGTTGTTTTATATACAATGATTGTTCGAAAATATCCTGAAATTGTGAATGATGTACTGATTCTTGATGAAAGCTTACTAGAAATTGccgaaaataaaaatcaattcCAGGAAAATCTTAAAAGCTTTCAGATTTTTGCCTTACTTAAAAGTATTATGATGAAGTGCTTGAACTACAATTCATCGCAACGACCTGAAATGCTCGAGATACGAGACAAACTTCATGAACTACTGGCCACCATTAAAGCTTCAACTATGGCTGTAAGCTTGGACTGTGTGCTAAAGCATGTGATCATCCGGGCTGACGTACTTGATAAACTTTGTTGCAAACCGATTGGTGAACTTGTGCTTG cttttaaagaaaacttgaTCAGCACTGAGCATTTGGCAAAAGTGAACAAACCTTTATTAGCAGATGGCAAAGAATCACCCAATGTTTTACTCAAAAAATGCAATGCGTCTCCAAGTGTTGCAGTAGACATACAAG aaaatttaactgcgaataaacaaacaccaaaaagcaaagtttcaccttcaacagaaaaaaatgtcaggACCAGCAGTGAAACCTCTACTGATAGTGTGTTTGAAG AATCACCACCTTTATTTAAGACTAAGCTAAAGAAATTTGTTGAATTCTCAAAAAGTGTTATTAAGAAAAAGCAGCCAAAGAAAAATACAG GTTTAGACAAAACATCAGACTTTGATTATGGTATGACCCTATCAGGTGACGATGATGATGACTTTACTTATGCTAAGAATACTTATGGTGATCTTTATATTGCACTCTATGACTACAAAGCACACAAGGAACGTGACCTTACTTTTCGAAAAG GAGAtcgttttaaatatttaaaaggtGAGCCTTTTGGTTGGTTTAAAGTAGAACTCATTCAGGCAGGTTGTTCTGGAGAGGAAGGTTATATCCCAAGCAACTATGTGGTCAAATGTTATTCCAAAAGTGTACAGAA AACATTTATAATTTGGAGGCAACCATCTATGGAATTTGTTGACAATCAAACAGGAATGAAAGAAGACCTTGAGTATCAGTCATTAACAA GACTTTGGGAGATACACCATAAATTCTTGGAAGTTGGGAAACTTTGTTGGGAAAataatttcagcaaaatgtaTCAGGCCAAAGTAAGCAACTCATTAGATGTAACCATGAAGACGTTTAATACAG ATCGAATGAATGCAAGGGACTTCATGATTCAGGCAAAATACATGAATGAGTTGCGACACCCCAATCTAGTAAAGTTCTGTGGAGTTTGCACCCTGAGAAGCCCTTCTTACATTGTCACAGAATGGATGTGCAATGGAAGTCTTAAAGATTATCTTTCTAATG GTGAAGGACGCCATCTACAGACACCAGTTCTTTTGAACGTGGCAACACAAGTTGCAAAGGGAATGGACTATCTTGCAAGAAAGAACTTTGTGCTGATAGACTTAAGGGCTGAATGTGTTTTTGTTGGAATGAATAATATTTACAAGATTGCTGACTTCTCTCTGATGCAAGTTTTGGAG GATGGCAGCTATAAAGCTACAGATGATCAGAAACTTCCCATCAAATGGGCAGCTCCGGAAATATTTTTAGATAGTATCTTTACAACAAAGTCTGATGTTTGGTCGTTTGGAATACTGTTGGTGGAGGTTATAACTAAAGGGGGCAGTCCATACCCAG ATATGATCAATGATAAAGTAGCAGAGAAAGTTAGAGAAGGATATAGGATGCAACAGCCTCATAACTGTCCTGATCAACTATATGAAATAATGACGAAGTGCTGGCACAGTGTACCCCAAGCTCGACCTTCCTTTGCACAAATTCAAGAATGGTTGTCCACATTGTCAGCAaa tttgaaatttgttggCACTCAGCCCAGGAAGGAAAAAGCAGGAAAACCAACCAAAAGGAGACCATTTTCAACAATG ATTTCTATGTCACACAATATTTCTAATGAGTGGGAACTTGATCAAAATTTGCTCCAAATTAAAAGTCTATTCTGGAAAGGAGAAATATTTGATATTTACAGAGGAACATGGAGAGATTCATTGGAGGTTGCAGTGAAAGTTTTTGACACAG AATTTGCAAATAAGGGTCAATTCTTAGCTTCATGCCAGTATATTAGACAACTGCAACATCCCGCTTTTGTAAGAATTTACAACATCTTTTCTATGGAGCAACCGTTTTTAATGGTTACAGAGTTATTGAGCAATGGAAGTTTAAAAGATTATCTTTCTTCAG GTGGAGGTTACCATCTTCAAATGCCAGCACTATTAAACATAGGTGCGCAAGTAGCAGATGGAATGACCTACCTTGCATGCAAGAACTTAGTACATCGAGACCTGGCAGCTCGTAATGTATTTGTTGGAGAAAACATGATTTGCAAGATTGCTGACTTTTCACTTATGAAGGTTACAAAG AACGGCATATATACAGATGACAATAACACTGGAATGACAGTGTTAGCATGGAAATGGGCTGCCCCGGAAACGTATGTCAGATGtaattttacaacaaagtCTGATATTTGGTCATTTGGAATTTTGCTGATGGAGATCATTACCAAAGGAGATTGTCCCTACAAAG GTATGGACAACGAAGAAGCAATGGAAATGATACAACACGGGTATAGGATGCCTCTGCCTGATCATTGCCCAGATCGATTGTATCAAATGATGATAAAGTGTTGGGATGTATTACCTGATAATAGACCTTCATTTACACTACTTACAGAGCagttgaaatcattttcaaaagt GCTCGACCAAGAAACGGTTGTTAAGTCAGAGAAAAAGTCGTCAGAAACAAAATCAACCACAACAAAT gaCATTGCTGATGAGTGGGAAATTAATCGGAAATTACTACAAATTACGAAAATTCTCTGGAAAGCAGACTTGTTCATTACATGCAAAGGGATAATAAGAGATTGGTCAGAAAGGCGGAAAGTAATTTTGAAGTGCTACAATGCAG ATTCGATAGAAAAACATGATTTCCTTACCCAAGCTCAGTTTATGAAGGAGTTGCAACATGACAAAATCATAAAACTTCACGGTTATTGCACTCTCAAACGACCCTACTACGTCGTCATGGAATGGATGTCCAGTGGAAACCTCAAGGATTATCTTTGTTTTA GTAACGGATATCACCTTCGGACGCCCGTGTTAATAAACATGGGAGCACAAATAGCAGAAGGAATGGCTTACCTGGccagcaaaaattttgttcataGAGACCTTGCAGCCCGTAATATTTTGGTTGGAGAAAATGAAAGTTGCAAGATATCTGACTTCTCACTTTTGAAGCTTACAAAG AACGGATTATGCGTAGTGGACATAAGTAGGGCCGTATTTGCTCCGAAATGGACAGCTCCCGAGGCGTTTTCATCAGGCGTCTTCTCAACACAGTCTGATGTTTGGTCGTTTGGAATCGTGCTAATGGAGATTATTACAAAAGGAAAAGATCCCTATCCCG ATATGGACAATGAAACGACTAAACAAGCGGTCAAGGAAGGATACCGTATGCCAAGAACTTTGGACTGTCCTATGCATTTATACGAAATAATGACCAAGTGTTGGGACGCAATAGATCATATTAGACCGGCGTTTCGACAGTTACACGGCTGGttgacaaaattttag